Below is a window of Brassica napus cultivar Da-Ae chromosome A5, Da-Ae, whole genome shotgun sequence DNA.
TACTCTCGTCTGAAAGTCAGAAAATAGCAAATACACTAGCATGCAAAGGATATGAATCTCTCTAAACATGTGAataatatatgcatataaaataTAGTAAGAAGTATACAAACTAAAGTACTAATCCGCACATGCATGCAATGACATAATagaataaagaaacaaacagagAGCCAGTTGGGGAAGCAGCCAAACTAGAGGTGGGCTACACATATCCATGTCCCCATTCATCACACGTATCTTCCACTGAAGAATCAGTCAAACTTTCtcaaaactgaaaaaataaacaaaccatataataaagtttataaatatatgaataaagTCTTCAGAGAAGAATCATCTAATGAATAACAGTGTTCATAGAAGAATAGAAGAATCATCTAATGAATAACAGTGTTCTCTACATTGTCTGGAGACTATCTAGACTCTTGAGTCTCAGCGTAGGAGACTTGGTTACTCGTAAAAACGTGAAAAGTAAAGCACAATGAACGCATGGACAAAACAGAAGGGGTCCATGTGGATGTGGTTGGAGACTTGGTCttcattttgtaatattatatactTCTAGAATGACTATCTAAAAAAAACCGCAGCTTAATGGATGTATACATTGACTTTGTTTTGTATCCATTCTGGGTCAAAGTGCTTCTTTAAAGATTCCACTATCCTATTATTATCCCTTTCAATGGAAAAAAGGAAGAAGTCACTTTATTCATACCttgtttatatatacacatgcaGACCAACTACTCTGTCCTTCATTCATCAATATTCCTATCTTCCTTTATCTCTGTTCTATCTAAATAGCACTGAAACATCGTTGAATCCCTTCCAGAATGAATATCGTAATCGAACACAACCCTTCAAGCATAAAGTTATCTGAACTTGGAGTCATGTCATGGCCTAAGTAAGTATCAAACAAGCACATGATCCGTTCCTAACATGGCTAATTACATCGATTTCTACTTTTTTCTATCCCTTATTTTACTGGTTATAACATGATGATCTCTTTGATAAATAGATGGTCTTGTCAGCCGGGGACATATGCATTGGTATTTGAAGAAAGAGAGACATGCTATTTGGTGAAGGGAAAGGTGAAGGTGTATCCAAAAGGTTCATCATCAGAGTTTGTAGAGTTTGGTGCAGGAGACCTTGTCACCATCCCCAAGGGACTTAGCTGCACTTGGGATGTATCTCTTTTCATCGACAAGCACTACAAGTTCGATCCCCCTGCTTAATTTTTCTTACTTATGATCTAGTTTTTGGTTAGTCTTATCACCAGGAAGCATAAAAGATTATGTATTCAGATTAATAAAGTATAGAAGACAAACCAAAAAAAGACAATGCTTAGGATATGTACAAAGCTCCTTCTAGATAATGTTTCTTTGTTTGCCAGAACTATAATCTCAGAGTAAAATCCCTCTAGCTAGTTCAAAGAGACTTAAGGTAAGTGGTTTCAGCTCATGGGGGAGTAACTGTATTCTCTAAGCTTTTGAAAATTCATTTGAAGTAATAATCAAAAAGTTAATCTCATGGGTTAAGAGTTTACTATACCCTTTTCCATCACAGATAAGAGTTCCAGATTCGTGCTAATGAAACTTGCTAACTTAAGGATTCCCAGTAAACTGATATTGTTCTTTATTCTTAACCGATCATTATCAAAGATTCTTATCATGAGGCCATTGGTTACTATCACTAACAAGTAACAAAAGCATAGAAAGGAACCatttgaatgaaataatattaacatgTGAAAGCATATATTCTAGCAGTATTGCTCACTGACTAGATAAAGTAGAAGAGGATGTGCTCACAAATCTAACATACTAAATATCAGTAGCAAGCATCTGGTACTCCATCATCAATTATAGGTGctgattaaaaaagaaaattaagatgCTACTTTAGGCTGTATACAAATAAGAACCATTACACTTTTTGTATTTATAGAAACACAAATCTCTGTCAGGCATATATTCTCAACTTACAGAATATCCATTGTTGCCTTAAGTAAGATACGTACTCTAAGTTCCAACATGAATGAAAGCTAACCTTTAGGATTCCAGGAAGATTGATTTCATTTGAAAAGCTATAAAAGGCTCAAAATAACAGTTTGGTCCATGAACTCAAAAAGGGGAAAGCAGCAACTAGCCTCCTCAAGAGCAATGGCTTCTCATTGAACTGTTGCTTTGTACGAACATTCTCATTTGAAGGAATCTCATTTCGCTTGTTAGATCATCCCAACCTCCATACCTAGAAACTGTGCTGTTATAATCAATATGTCCTACCATCCATGACTTGTATGCTCCCGTATCCACATTTTCTGCTCACGAAGGAGCCGCGGGTACTTGGACAAAGATCAGTCTCCCAATTCATGGAACAGTATCTGCAGCTAAAGCCAGCAGCTTAACGCGATGAAGAAGGATAGGAGTGGAGCAGATTAGCCATTGTTTAAGTGATTTTCTCATCATTTTTATGCCTATGTTAAACATATACTGCAACCACCAAATTAAGGTTACGTTtaaagtttaaagtttaaactGTGTAATACTCCAAACGACATTGTTTCGGAGGACCAGAATGTACTTGGAAGAAGTGACGAATTTATTGTTACACAGACATGTAGGCGGTAAGAACAATAACAGACATGTCCCAAGAATAATAAGAGATGAGGATAAgaaaactttcatttttttaaaatgaatctCAAGTCTCAAGCTTGGCAGACTAAAACTAGTGTCAAGTGCATCATCATCTAGTGAGTAAAAGAACAAAAGTTGCAATCCGCAAGAAATTTACTCCAGAATCTGCAAGAAATTTACTCTATCATCAAACTCTATGTTTCTCCATGGATCTTTAGGTTTGCGTAGTAAGAAGCACAGTTTCTGAAGAATCTCCAGCATCAAGGAAGCTCTTTGACAATGGCTGCAACAGGAGAAAATCAAACCATACGAGAGATGTAAGTAGAAAGAAGACAGCTTTTCCTGAACTAGTATCACAGCTTCTAGAAGGGTTTTCTAAATGCTGATGAATTACTCGAGTTCATACAAGTAGTAACCATTTCTAATCAAGGCAATGTAACTCTGTGATTTATGGTTCaaggttttcaaaattttaatttaggttaaatgtttcttgtttttgtGTTTGTTCGATAACGGTAAGGATTGATGGTTGTAATACTTGCCTCGTTGTGACTAGTTCCAGAGAGAAAGAAAGGCTCCTTCTCCCGAATCCCGCCATTCTCATGAACAAGTCTTTCTAGATCCTGAAAACCAAGCGGAGAAACCaaaatgttaagttttttttttttttatggagaTCAGAAACATCTCACTTTAATTCAGTTGCACAACGGTCCCAACATCGTGAAGATTTTACCTTATGGGTCAGTATCTCAAATTCGAGCAGCTCCTCAGTGATTTTCTCAAGGACACGGCGATTTTTCAGGAGCATTCCCTTTGCCTTTTCATACGCTAAGTCATAAATCTGAGGAAGCAATAAGATGACGTTAGAGTAATTCTACAGTTAGCCTTGGACAATGCTTTAACCAACTGAAACGCCAAGCTGGAAGAAAACTGCTAAAGGCTAGAGACATGGCAACTAGAGAGTAAAACAAACCTTTTCAACTTTACTAGCCATTTCGTATTCGTGATGGTTTCCCATACTCAAAGCTGATACCTGCTCCATTGAATCGAATAGATCCAACAGGATCAAAAAGAGTATAAAGTCAATCAGGTGTCAGATGAGACATCAGAATGAACGGAAACTGAAAGCAAGATCGAATCATCAGCCATAACATCTCTAGCATTTTAGTTCAGTGGTTTCAGACAACTAATCCTCGAAAGGAATACTAATGTCGAATATAAGAAAGACATTTACCGCGTTAGTGGCATAGTAGACTGCAGGACTGTCATCAGGTCCCCAGCCATACTGAAGAACCATCCGTGTTGCAATCTGTGGTGCACACCGCAaattataatcatatatggGCGAAGGTACATTAAGTATTTAGACAACAGGTTGGTGCAAAAGATTAGAGAGACTTTACCTCTTGCGCTTGCGTTATTTCTGAGGACGAAAGAAAATTTTCTTCTCCAGGAGTAAGAAGCATTTGGGATGCAATGTGAGATCCAAAGCAGAAAACGAGCTTCTTCTCAAGATATGATCTTGATTCAGTATTCCCACTTGCAGAGCCACCACTTGTGACCTTGGTGATCTTTGTGCACCCAATTCCTTCCCAGGAACTAGGCTCAAGCCACAGATTGTCTACAACATCAAAGTTTGGTATCAAAAGTGCGATGAGAGCACGACCAGCAGCCCAGACAGCATGTGGGAACTTTGTCTCCCTCGTCCAATCAACAGGTGGATTCAAAAGTTCTATTCCATTGCTTATCTGTCCATATGGTTCCATCAGATCAACCACATTCTCCAAATCTTCTTTGGTTAAGTTGAGTCCAAGATGATTAACTAGCATTTTGCCCATTTTGTTGGCAACTTTCGTTTTCCGCACCCATCGGGGCACTATACGGCTAAACGTCTgtcaataaagaaaaaaaaaaggaatcacTTGATGAAACCAAGCTCAGAAGTGATAAAAAATGGTTTGACAAAAGGctaagaagatgatgaaagatTGTTTACCGCAAACCAGCTAACGTAACTGAGAAGTTCATCTGTGTCCAGAAATTTGCTCCTGAAGGCACTACTTTCGAGAGCCATTGGAACAAGTTTCAGTTCTATCGGTCGTAATAGAGATGTCTTCTCCGAAACCTGAAACCATGAACTGTTAACAAACCAAAACAGTGGAACCAGAGAGTACAGAACAACGAAGAGATATAGGAAAGAGCATATATAAACAACTTTGCACAGCTTAAGATCACCTTACGCCAATCCACCAGATCAATGAGTTCTCTGTCCATGGTTTCTTCTGCAGCATTGTGTAAAATCTTCTCCCTTTCCATTTCAGTTGGACTTTGAAGATGAAATATTCTATCCATACGACCTGGCCTTCTTAACGCTTCATCAATCTGTTTATGATTTCGTGTAGTAGCCATCAAAACTACGCCATCCTGCTTCTCAAAACTgcataattataaattataaattataaattggaTTGACATCAGAAAAGTCAAATGAAGAAAGGAGAAGCTACATGGGTTTCTTATGCACCAATTCTTATTGTGTTAAAGGCTATACAACAAATATGATCTTAATTTTCAATCAACAAAGAAACTGGCTCTTACCCATCAAGTTCAACAAGAAGCTGATTAATGAAAGATTCATGATCTTGCTGTTTTGTATGTATGAGCTTCCCACGTACACCAGCAAAGAGATCAAAATCCTCCACAAATATGATAACAGGTGCCTAGTAATAACAACACAAACATCAAAACATAAGACGGCATGAAACTGATGTTACATAAGACTCGGAAACTGATTATCATGAGAGAAAATTAACATCTATGAAAATCATCAATCAACAAAACAACATGGGGTGAAGCAGCTAACCAACTCTCTTGCAGTTTGAAAGAGTTCCCTGACATTCGCGGCACTTTGGCCAACCCATAGTCCAGCCTCCAACTCTTGAGCTTCAACATTAACAACAGGCACTCTTGCTTCGGCTGCTATAGCCAGCGCCAGTGACGTTTTCCCCGTTCCTCTCTCACCAACAATAAGAACTCCCTGCAATGTACAAAAGCATTTTCTGTGAATTAATGCTGCTTGGATTTGGACACTGTCTTACAAAACCATAAACAAACGTACCCGTGGTGCACGGGCACCCATCTCCTGAAATGCCTTCGGATTCTGTAAAAACGCCACAACCTCGTTGATTTCTTCTCTCATAGACTCAATGCTAGCAAAGTTTTTCAGTGGGATTGGTGGATTCTTCACTCTCTTCATTCTATCGAATGCAGTTTTTATAGGGTCTACTCCAGCTTTTCTCTTTTGCTTGATTCTCCTTTTTCTAAAAGTAAAATATGATTTCTGCAAAAGAGAGATTTTGGTAGTTAATTGTTAGTGTAAGAAACCTGAATGACTAACAAGCAGTGTAATACTAGCTACAATGTTACTGCTCACTAAAAATTGAGAGCGCTGGGAAGAGAAATATACGgaaaatgaaagttacataCCACTCTCCAAAATTTCCGCACGTTTGGATCTCGACGGAAAGGTCCATAGCCAAGAACTCTTGGAATCTTTCTTTTCAGAAATCGGAAAACATGATACACAACATACCCGTACACAAAACTTCGAATTAGAAACCAGACAAACCACTTAAAATCTTCTGTATTGCGGGACCTGAAGTTCATTTCTGCCTCAGACTGCCATTGTAAGTACCACGTCGTGCCAACAGACTGCTCTATTTCTTCCGGCCAAGCCATTCCTAGACGCAGCCTTAGctgtgtcaaaaaaaaaagtcgaaaTTTTTAAGAGGCAAACTAGACTCATGGAAACAggaaactaaattatttgagaGGGAGAGTAAAGTAATACCTGGTAAGGAATGATAAATTCAAGAACTGGAAAAACGACCGCCATCATAAGGTCATcgtttatatttcttattctcTCTAGTAGAATGCCCTTTGCCTGTGATACAATCGGAGTCTTCCTCAGTGCGGTAAAGGCTCGAGAAACCACCCTTGTAAACAGCAGAAACTGTTGATGGAGACTTAGCTCTGACATGGGTATCCACATCAGATGAACAGTAGTTGGGATTCCACAAGCAAGCATTTTGAGGTACAGAGCATCAAACCCTCCAAATTTCTCAAATTGCATCTCATATTCCTACAACCATAGAAAAGAGTTAGAAACCAAAAATAAGGAATTTATCAAATAAACTAGAGACTTTAATTTGTCTACCTTTAGGTCAACGTAGTACTCTTTGTCATCTCCTTTCAGTGCAACATACATTACAGCAAAATCATGCCTAATCCTGGCACTGTCAATCAGCTTCCTTGAAACTGCATATGGAACAGCCATATGGTCCATCTCCCACCTATCTTTGTCTTCATTATACCAAGTCTTTGAAACAACTCTATCTCGATCCAGGAGAACTTGTTCCTTCAGAGAGAAAACAAGACATATCAGTAACTAATTGGTGAGTGATCAATAAGTTCAGCAAAACACACAGATGTACATACACTTTACAACAAGGTACTCCTAAAACTGTCTCTTCTAAAGCGGTATAGCTATCAACTCAGTTCCACGAAGATCAAACAGTAAAAAGATTCAATCAATGGTGTAAACCAGAAAAAAACTGCTTCTTGCTTGGCCAAGTAAACTGATTTACCTGATAGCTTGCTAATAAGATAACACATAAACTTGCTGTATTCAATAAAAGGCTACAGAATCTACCAAAACCAAGGCAATTCTTGAGGTTTCCACCATCAAAAAGATACAAATCTATTGTTTAGCCATGCTAACTCACAAAACTAGGATCGTGATTTATCTACCATGAAACATATAAAGCattgtatatttgtatatattttaaccaaaatttaCCTGTCTCTGCGCAATATATTGTTTACCAAAATCAACATCTTCTAAAAGTCTCTGTTTCAAATCTGCCTTTGCTTCATCCTGCCACTTTTTCCAACCATGGCGTAGATGGAGCTGGATAGCTTTCGGAACAACCACCTCCTTCTTTCCAAACATCCACTTCACCTCAGCTTCAGGAAAGCCCTTGACAACTTCACCTTCTGGAGTTTTTACAACAAAAAGCTTTTCTTCACCAAACTTTTTCATACGTCCTCTGATACGATCCTGAAGATCTTTCTGCAGCTTTTTCGATTCCTCAAGGCGTTTTTTGATGCGTAGAGAAAAATCCACTGAATCACTATCGAACATGGGATCAACCTCCTCTAGTTCCAAAACATCAGGCAGTATCACTTGTTCCAAATGCTTTCTTTGAGCGTTCAGTAACTCCTGCTTAATCTCATCTCTTGGGAGTTTCGTAACGGAGCTCTCAGGAATACTGCAAACAGAAAACCAATTGATAGTGTAAGTGTAACCTGAAACATTATTGTCTGCACGAAAAACAAAAGCATATACATGACAAAGACATATCAAAAAGCCAACAAAAGATGTACTTAAACTAGATAAATTGGTAATCTAGAAGTGTCTTTGACCATCACCATCAGAAGTTAGGATATATATCATCAAAGGTTGATCAAATTCTCAGTTAAAGGTAAGGCAGAATAATATTATCTCCAcacaaaatcatattcattaCCTCTCAGAACTTTTTAGCTTCATTTCTCGGTTGAAGCTCTTAACCAACTCCACACACTCTCTTTCAATGAACATAAGCTCCCTAACCCCAAAACTCAAAGTCGTCGTCTCTCTCTTCAAAACCGTATCATCAATCTCATCTATTCTCTCCCATATCTTATTGTACTCTCTCTCCATCACATCCACACGCTCTTCCAATCTCTCCGCTTTCTCCCTATCACCTTTCCCCAACATCCTTTCACTCTCTTTCTTCAACCTCAGAACCTCTTCCACAATCCCATCTGCTCGTTGCATCAAcacttctctctctttcctaaACCGCCCCAAATCACTATACAACCCACTCATTATCTCTTTCTCAagcttctccttctcctccttCACCGCATCCAAAGCCGCTCCCACCTCAGCAGCATCTCCGTCCTCCTTCCTCACCTTCTCAACACTCTTGAGAAGAACCGAAACAGTCTCCAACAGTCTCCGAGTATAACCGGAGAACTCATGATCAACCGACTTCAAAACAACCTCCTTTTCAATCAaagtctctttctttctcttccgTAACACATCGCTAACAAAGGGCAGAGCTAAAGCCGGAGCTTGAAACGAGCGAACCGGTGAAAATCCAATTGCAATACAGAACAAAGCGTAAACTAACGGCTTGGATACAAACTGTATCACGCTCTCTTTCCTCTTTGCGCTACACACAAGCTCACGTGATCTCACGTGAGCTTCAGACTGGCTCGAGCTCGCGAAACCTAAACAGCCTCTAACGGCCACGATTTTCCTAGATTTGTTGGATTCTCTAGACCCGAGCTTCCGGGTTTTGTTGACCCGAGACCTGAGATTCAACGATACTAGACCTGGGCTGAGAGAAAGGTGAGACAACTGTGTGAAAACGGGCGAAGAAGAAGCGGAAATGAAATCCATTGAAGTGAGATTCAACGATAGAATGAAGACATTGATTGATGAATCCGGATTCGATTTGAACTGCTACTGACGACGAGAGTGAAGGCAGTGAGAGAGGTTTATCAGAAGAAGTAGATAGAGAGAAGACCGGTTCTGGTTTAATATAACACAGTACTAAACCGGATTATCAAAACCGAATGCCGTACCAAATTAATTATAACTATAAACCAGCGGTAGATAACAGTTAAGGTCTTCTGGTTTCTGGTATAATTATAACTATAAACCAGCGGTAGATAACGGTTAAGGTCTTCTGGTTTCTGGTATAAGATACTAAAccgatcatcttcttctttctacGTTGATTTACTCACAGTCGCACTCTTTTATTCCGGGAAATACAAAAAATCAAACTCTTCCTCGATTCACTCCATGTTTCGTTGATTTACACAACATTTGGacttttttgttcattgttTTGATTCGGGAAGATGCAACTAAACCGACGTAGTTTTGTGATTTTACTCGAAACGGGGAATGCACACAAGCTGCTCGACGGAAGTCCTCAATGGATATATCGAGAAAAGAGTTGTTCCAAAAGACGCCACGTGGATCGTCTCTATTGCCACGTGGATCTCACGTGATGATAAAGAAAGGAAAAGGTTCAATCTTTTGctgttatattgtttttttcttccctCGCAAAGGAAGTTACCTTCTACCTGaagcaacaaaaaaaacccTAAGAATCGCAAGAAACACTGAGAGAGAGAATCGTTTCCGCTACTCTCTTCTTCGTCCACCATGGATCCTTCCATCTTCGAAACCGCTGAGGAGGATGCACGGCTCGAGAAGATCGCAAAAGATCACTTCGCTCAAGGAAACCACATCAAGGCCTTGGAGGTAATCGAAGATGCGTTTTCAAAGCGTGGGAAAGACAACGTCCCAGGAATGTTCCATTACCTTCAAGGCTCCATCTTGTATCATCTAgcgaagagagcaaagaagagtGACGTGACGTTCGCGTTTTTGCTGGGTTGTGTGGAACCTTTTACTGATGATTTTGGGCTGCACGCCTTCTCTGCACGTGCATTGTTGGAGATGGCCGAACAGCTTGATTCGGAGTTGTATTACAAGAAGGCTGAGAAAGACGCAGAACTACGATTATCTCTTTTGGAATCTTGTGGTGAATTGGACCCGGCCGATCTAGAAACACAACGTACACTTGCTAATATAAGCAACGAGGCAGGGTTAAAGATCATCCACGGTTGTACTGGAAAAAGCCCTGTGCCAGCGCTTGAGGAGTCGAAAGAAGCTCGAGGCATGATTATGAGTGACTCCAATAAAGCTGCAGATAAAAGATTGAGGTCGCAGTGGGCGAGTATGAGTGTTGAGGCTAAAAAGAACTTTATGAAAGTAAGCGTTTCGAAGCTTAGAGGTTATGTTGAGAGATTATATGGCGAAGAGGGGAAAAAAGCTTTGGATGAAGTTCTGGATTCTACAAGGATAGACAAGAAATGGAGATTCTGGTTGTGTCGAACTTGCTCACGGAAATTCTTTTATGTGAAGAAGTTCAGGAATCATCTTGAACAAGAACACGGTGCAAAATTTAAACGTGCTACGGCAAAGAATATGCCTGAGATGGTAAATGAAGCGTTGGCTGGTATGATATTGGATGGAGGTTGGGAACCAGTGGATGCAGTAGCTGCTGCTGATATGATCAAGACTCGGCTCGAGTCTGTGAAGGAGTTTGTATATGAGGAAGGATGGTCTAAGGACTGGCCTTTAGCTGAAGATGAAGAGCGAAGTAATTTACTCAAGCAAATCCAATATCGTCTTGTGTTACTTTGGGAGAGTAAGGTTCTTTGTTTTACCACTCTAGAATGGATGATGGAGCTTCCGATTCTTGCACGATTTGAAGTTACCGAGTCTCTTATAACCGAGTGTGGCCTAGTGGGAACACCTCAGCGTATCTGCTTTTGGGACTGTCATGAACTCAAACGAATTCGAGACCTTCTCAAACTCACCAAGTTTGAAAGGGATGATGGTACAGATCTGGTTTGCAGAGCAGTGGAGAGATTATGTGGTCGTACTGGAGTTAAAGAAAAGATCGAGTTTGACGAACAGTTTTCTTTTATGCTACTGGATAAAAGACTGCTGAGAGGCAAGATTGATCCATTCGATGATGAAGGGACAATAGATGCTTGTAAGCATGACTACTACGCCAAGACGCAACCTCAGGGCGATGATATCATAACCTGGTTACTTGACTATCCTTTGATAGATGGGAGCTTTGAATTTCCCAGGTCTGCCAGGGCACACAATCTTGATATATGGGTGGCTATTCTGAGAGCCATTCACTACACCTGTAGGGATTGGGGAACCAAATATGCAAGGAAGTTGCAGAACTTGTATTATGATAAAGTTCTTACTGACGCCAAAAACTTGTGTACGAGAGAAGATGAAAGGAGAAGGATTGCTCCGGAAGGTGAAGCGAACGTCGCATATGCATCTCTTCTAGGTGACAGGTGTGAAGAGTTAAAAACAGACAATGGAGATCCTCCCAACGGAAGAAATTTCGTGTTTGCAGTACGGGATGTTCTCGAGAGAGCACCAGATCCCATATTTGATTTCGACGATCTAGAAGCTTCCCTAGATCTTATACATGGGCTTAAAGATCTCAGTGATGGTACGGTGTTAGAGTCCATAGACCATCTGAAATCTGTGGTCACCGACAAGGTTTGTCCCTGATCCGAGTTTTAAATTAACGATAGAATAACATAAGTAAATTGTTATCGTAACGTTATCTATTGACTTGCAGGTTCTACTAGCCGATTCAAAGATTTTACTAGTTGAAAAGTCA
It encodes the following:
- the BNAA05G33100D gene encoding uncharacterized protein BNAA05G33100D: MNIVIEHNPSSIKLSELGVMSWPKWSCQPGTYALVFEERETCYLVKGKVKVYPKGSSSEFVEFGAGDLVTIPKGLSCTWDVSLFIDKHYKFDPPA
- the LOC106345959 gene encoding probable inactive ATP-dependent zinc metalloprotease FTSHI 5, chloroplastic; the protein is MDFISASSSPVFTQLSHLSLSPGLVSLNLRSRVNKTRKLGSRESNKSRKIVAVRGCLGFASSSQSEAHVRSRELVCSAKRKESVIQFVSKPLVYALFCIAIGFSPVRSFQAPALALPFVSDVLRKRKKETLIEKEVVLKSVDHEFSGYTRRLLETVSVLLKSVEKVRKEDGDAAEVGAALDAVKEEKEKLEKEIMSGLYSDLGRFRKEREVLMQRADGIVEEVLRLKKESERMLGKGDREKAERLEERVDVMEREYNKIWERIDEIDDTVLKRETTTLSFGVRELMFIERECVELVKSFNREMKLKSSESIPESSVTKLPRDEIKQELLNAQRKHLEQVILPDVLELEEVDPMFDSDSVDFSLRIKKRLEESKKLQKDLQDRIRGRMKKFGEEKLFVVKTPEGEVVKGFPEAEVKWMFGKKEVVVPKAIQLHLRHGWKKWQDEAKADLKQRLLEDVDFGKQYIAQRQEQVLLDRDRVVSKTWYNEDKDRWEMDHMAVPYAVSRKLIDSARIRHDFAVMYVALKGDDKEYYVDLKEYEMQFEKFGGFDALYLKMLACGIPTTVHLMWIPMSELSLHQQFLLFTRVVSRAFTALRKTPIVSQAKGILLERIRNINDDLMMAVVFPVLEFIIPYQLRLRLGMAWPEEIEQSVGTTWYLQWQSEAEMNFRSRNTEDFKWFVWFLIRSFVYGYVVYHVFRFLKRKIPRVLGYGPFRRDPNVRKFWRVKSYFTFRKRRIKQKRKAGVDPIKTAFDRMKRVKNPPIPLKNFASIESMREEINEVVAFLQNPKAFQEMGARAPRGVLIVGERGTGKTSLALAIAAEARVPVVNVEAQELEAGLWVGQSAANVRELFQTARELAPVIIFVEDFDLFAGVRGKLIHTKQQDHESFINQLLVELDGFEKQDGVVLMATTRNHKQIDEALRRPGRMDRIFHLQSPTEMEREKILHNAAEETMDRELIDLVDWRKVSEKTSLLRPIELKLVPMALESSAFRSKFLDTDELLSYVSWFATFSRIVPRWVRKTKVANKMGKMLVNHLGLNLTKEDLENVVDLMEPYGQISNGIELLNPPVDWTRETKFPHAVWAAGRALIALLIPNFDVVDNLWLEPSSWEGIGCTKITKVTSGGSASGNTESRSYLEKKLVFCFGSHIASQMLLTPGEENFLSSSEITQAQEIATRMVLQYGWGPDDSPAVYYATNAVSALSMGNHHEYEMASKVEKIYDLAYEKAKGMLLKNRRVLEKITEELLEFEILTHKDLERLVHENGGIREKEPFFLSGTSHNEPLSKSFLDAGDSSETVLLTTQT